One window of Klebsiella quasivariicola genomic DNA carries:
- the bssS gene encoding biofilm formation regulator BssS — protein sequence MEKNNEVIQTHPLVGWDISTVDSYDALMLRLHYQNPTQENSNDAEIGQTLWLTTDVARQFISILEAGIAKIESGEYQENEYRRH from the coding sequence ATGGAAAAAAATAATGAAGTCATTCAGACCCATCCCCTCGTTGGATGGGACATCAGCACCGTTGATAGCTACGATGCGCTGATGTTGCGCCTGCACTACCAGAACCCCACTCAAGAAAACAGTAATGATGCTGAGATCGGCCAGACGCTATGGCTAACGACGGACGTCGCACGTCAGTTTATTTCAATCCTGGAAGCAGGTATTGCGAAGATTGAATCTGGCGAATACCAAGAAAACGAGTACCGCAGGCATTAA